The following proteins come from a genomic window of Pocillopora verrucosa isolate sample1 chromosome 6, ASM3666991v2, whole genome shotgun sequence:
- the LOC131783555 gene encoding dynein axonemal assembly factor 8-like, with protein MWKPEESASSSDESFEEEVSVRNSGNFEAGAGACKLKSVFENIFADIQASIPTLELENSSEESDDDDEEPLLYTREARPLSPSISFKTNFPSGKVDHATDPASPSDSGLFLVSPEGQMSNASSPSDGDQDSIEFLSSSPALLPSTLPNKSFSSSSTQTTTDTDDGNPNEQKSMLSRSTGTDPIDPSHEYNQETVELSFDLLEHLNLSDYLERTNEVTVPPLFPSTLSDSDFSDNADNSTDLMDELIKLSKKQQNDAAPIPLSPIDHHPKGPAWREKNTVHSVGVMSSPPVTSKGVTASLDSSVSRGSKTTVFLDLRKQEEKAPPQRNQALPASICRILGISNDRQSDSSSSSDEDDDHQSWQNQRRKAKEASLSCSRQNNGNFVQKKPPERLKIALDEIKPGQSDRDDMSNEKVTDEPISQQVNCSEKRSGQTAIKRGTLITMQDEKLDLINKADMSTGQRTYTVKHALGAASQVDTDRLVNDGVFTGDDTTPEKDYNLSSPEERDSAILSEMSSPIKRDLLQSIQNEVKKDLSSAVGTEMKKNNVKHKQVLTDEERARRQRLHKSLQNLKPQLSSHKHHPVAPCTPVLFHEEASYENHLQSLPNVDADASYLLLTAKLSSCGELSVIRQGVRGAVSSDTHCFSHLIAWLACLVSPVVNTTDYAEICGAPFYVVSLQQSWHEGQLKVDVGIISRTENGDFLSAQHANGKLKMKANNSFRHAVSKFLSTNTLQSVYNRLLEHTPCLPQHLKETQMSKKNLSTSLTVNPDPETMWRVFGAKPGFFWQTMEMDDAPVDDKTGERLFQGPEIHNAFMLMHSAVFRQPFCLLDVLIRARCNALDIAGIRLVYPQNEVLEEKPAHGFHLPNDLLQDGVYTSSQMLVLVLALRGPHAILKWQDEVGPVDAKLAQRTDPNSLRAVYNGGAKEDHLFWCPRSTQGVVTELSRWFGGRVPDSGVINIGCRERFVTYDEKPKDSSSGRAQNHNSQLLTSSLHGTFRPPPYFLTASTETSIFLFVSPALPVKYLGNVLSACFETGFCTQGIKRIHLNAMRLSGLGLSPEQLSLFCRERDNQSLTPVASTVLLLRRENALHHSLSVIESIVVSVSHSDVSQSCFLAVPYSDSLLKQLGGPFSVTPDPAAYPVDLLRHAFHSNPELEQVCVVTLWKEKATVSAGKILSELLLIKEPQEGSNLSCGFELLGLKLLTSLSMQHAKEFTPCKIGDTMWKKSLKILTSSPALVLALRGVNAFVRLRRFLDSYSDLSKQKLANDSAPLDVLMSCTPELACRQLSVIFFDRELFSDQSARRNLHLLPPPRRVINGLCSGSSESLNEADTRDSSAERKARSRRVGLGKSPGKTSLSSVETLCYADTSVVQSLLEKPCVIPTVCVLKPRTASKHLGKVLKRLGQEGFSVIALKMISLSSKDVSTLMTEKEELERHISHMTSGLSVVLCLHRENAVGRLLDVLGPSDARAAKKQSQFYLRGSFGEDSIKNGFYGSETYEKAIRDIKILFPEGVCCSPSVDLKAEEIPCLALDEVFSVTANRSLVKLSTEEQSKVETSPGMTLLPSSLLEINCLLLLPQLLVSRAQTGRRGNISYAEVIEALLTAGFHFIGLRMVLLGVVEAADCAKLYSGCLPEDWKPHHLAGQLSKSPCLVMAVLRDGAVTCYDSLCDSSPKLKSLYANSGKFMLAGKTLKEAKRLVECFFDHLIPNRKARIELDAS; from the exons ATGTGGAAGCCAGAAGAGTCTGCTTCCAGTAGCGACGAAAGCTTTGAGGAAGAAGTTTCCGTGAGGAATTCAGGAAACTTTGAGGCAGGCGCTGGTGCATGTAAACTCAAGTCggtgtttgaaaatatttttgccgATATTCAAGCCAGTATTCCCACCTTAGAATTGGAAAATTCCTCGGAG GagagtgatgatgatgatgaagaaccCCTTTTGTACACAAGAGAAGCACGACCTTTGTCACCAagtatttctttcaaaacaaacttcccCAGTGGTAAGGTTGATCATGCTACTGATCCAGCAAGTCCATCAGACAGTGGACTGTTCCTTGTCAGCCCTGAAGGGCAAATGTCAAATGCCTCATCACCCTCAGATGGTGACCAG GATAGTATTGAATTTCTGAGCAGTTCTCCAGCACTTCTTCCTTCTACTCTTCCAAACAAGTCATTCTCATCAAGCTCTACTCAAACAACAACAGACACTGATGATGGAAATCCAAATGAGCAGAAATCAATGCT aagcagaagcacTGGAACTGATCCAATTGATCCAAGCCATGAATATAACCAGGAGACAGTTGAACTAAGTTTTGACCTCCTAGAGCACTTGAATCTTAGTGATTACCTTGAGCGCACCAATGAAGTTACTGTGCCTCCACTGTTTCCATCTACTCTCAGTGACAGTGACTTCAGTGACAATGCTGATAATAGCACAGACCTCATGGACGAGTTGATTAAACTGAGTAAAAAGCAGCAGAATGATGCTGCACCAATACCTTTAAGTCCCATTGATCATCATCCAAAGGGCCCAGCATGGAGAGAGAAAAATACAGTGCATAGTGTTGGAGTAATGAGTAGCCCACCTGTGACATCTAAAGGAGTCACTGCTTCTTTAGATTCTTCTGTTTCACGTGGATCTAAAACCACAGTGTTCTTAGATTTAAGAAAACAGGAGGAAAAAGCTCCACCTCAG aggaatcAAGCATTGCCTGCATCAATATGCAGAATACTTGGAATCAGCAATGACAGGCAGTCAGA TTCATCTAGTAGCTCAGATGAAGATGACGACCATCAATCATGGCAGAATCAGAGACGAAAAGCTAAAGAGGCTTCCCTGTCGTGTTCAAGACAGAACAATGGTAATTTTGTTCAGAAGAAACCACCAGAGAGGCTGAAAATTGCTTTGGACGAAATTAAACCTGGGCAGAGCGACAGGGATGACATGTCAAACGAAAAAGTCACAGACGAACCAATTTCACAGCAAGTGAATTGTAGTGAGAAACGAAGTGGACAGACAGCGATAAAGCGTGGTACATTAATCACCATGCAAGATGAAAAGCTAGATTTGATTAACAAAGCTGACATGTCTACAGGTCAAAGAACATACACAGTCAAGCATGCTTTAGGAGCTGCGTCTCAAGTAGATACAGACAGACTTGTAAATGATGGCGTCTTTACAGGAGACGACACAACACCAGAAAAAGACTATAATTTATCATCACCTGAGGAGAGAGACAGTGCTATTTTGAGTGAGATGTCTTCTCCAATCAAGAGAGATCTTTTGCAGAGTATCCAAAACGAGGTAAAAAAGGATTTAAGCTCAGCCGTGGGTACCGAGATGAAGAAAAACAACGTGAAACACAAGCAAGTGTTGACTGACGAAGAGAGAGCTAGAAGACAAAGACTTCATAAGAGTTTACAAAATTTGAAACCACAGCTGTCTTCTCACAAGCATCACCCTGTCGCTCCTTGTACACCAGTGCTCTTTCATGAG GAAGCCTCTTACGAAAACCATTTGCAGAGTCTACCAAACGTTGATGCAGATGCATCATATCTCCTGCTGACTGCCAAGCTTTCAAGCTGTGGTGAGCTGAGTGTTATTCGCCAGGGAGTGAGAGGAGCTGTCAGCTCGGATACACACTGCTTCTCACACCTAATAGCTTGGCTTGCGTGTTTGGTTAGTCCCGTTGTGAACACTACAGACTATGCCGAGATCTGCGGAGCACCATTCTATGTTGTTAGCTTGCAGCAAAGTTGGCACGAGGGACAGCTGAAGGTTGATGTCGGTATTATAAGTCGAACTGAGAATGGAGATTTTTTAAGTGCGCAGCACGCAAACGGGAAACTTAAAATGAAAGCGAACAATTCTTTTAGGCACGCAGTAAGTAAGTTCCTCTCCACAAATACGCTTCAAAGTGTGTACAATCGCCTGTTGGAGCACACGCCCTGTTTGCCTCAACATCTGAAAGAGACGCAAATGAGCAAGAAGAATTTATCAACATCGTTGACTGTAAATCCTGATCCTGAGACCATGTGGCGTGTGTTTGGAGCCAAACCTGGCTTCTTTTGGCAGACCATGGAGATGGACGATGCACCTGTAGACGACAAAACTGGTGAGAGATTGTTTCAAGGACCAGAAATACACAATGCATTTATGCTTATGCACTCTGCTGTGTTCCGCCAGCCCTTTTGCTTGCTCGATGTGCTGATTCGCGCTCGCTGCAATGCTCTGGACATTGCTGGTATCAGATTGGTGTACCCACAGAACGAAGTGCTTGAGGAGAAACCAG CGCATGGATTTCACCTCCCAAACGACTTATTACAGGATGGAGTTTATACCAGTTCCCAAATGCTCGTTCTGGTTCTCGCATTACGTGGGCCCCATGCTATCTTAAAGTGGCAAGACGAGGTGGGGCCTGTAGATGCCAAATTAGCTCAACGAACAGACCCCAACTCATTACGAGCCGTGTACAATGGGGGGGCTAAGGAAGACCATCTATTTTGGTGCCCACGAAGTACACAAGGTGTTGTTACAGAACTATCCCGTTGGTTTGGCGGCCGTGTCCCGGATAGTGGTGTGATCAACATTGGTTGTAGAGAACGTTTTGTCACATATGACGAGAAACCTAAAGATTCCTCCTCCGGAAGAGCTCAAAATCACAACAGCCAGTTGTTGACGAGCTCACTTCACGGAACCTTCAGACCGCCGCCTTATTTCCTTACAGCCTCCACCGAAACCAGCATATTCCTATTCGTGTCACCAGCACTGCCTGTAAAATACCTCGGGAACGTCTTAAGCGCTTGCTTTGAGACTGGTTTTTGTACTCAAGGCATTAAACGCATTCATTTGAATGCAATGCGTCTCAGCGGGCTTGGACTCTCTCCGGAACAGCTCTCCTTGTTCTGTCGTGAGCGTGATAATCAGTCCTTAACACCAGTAGCTTCCACAGTGCTGTTACTCAGAAGGGAAAATGCATTACACCACTCACTGTCTGTGATTGAATCAATCGTTGTCTCTGTATCGCATTCCGACGTGTCTCAATCGTGTTTTTTAGCCGTTCCTTACAGTGATTCTTTGCTTAAGCAGCTTGGCGGACCTTTTTCTGTCACCCCTGATCCTGCAGCTTATCCCGTGGATCTGCTGAGGCACGCTTTTCATTCCAATCCCGAACTAGAGCAGGTTTGTGTCGTGACTCTATGGAAAGAGAAAGCTACTGTCTCAGCAGGGAAGATTCTGAGCGAGCTTCTGCTCATTAAAGAACCACAGGAAGGGTCAAATCTTAGCTGCGGTTTTGAACTCTTAGGGCTTAAGCTTCTCACTTCGTTGTCCATGCAGCACGCTAAGGAGTTTACGCCGTGTAAAATCGGAGACACAATGTGGAAGAAAAGTCTCAAGATTCTGACATCCAGTCCTGCTTTAGTTCTAGCCCTCAGAGGTGTTAACGCATTTGTGCGGCTAAGGCGCTTTCTGGATTCTTATTCAGATTTGTCAAAGCAAAAACTTGCCAACGACAGCGCCCCCCTGGACGTACTCATGTCATGCACACCCGAACTTGCCTGTAGACAGCTATCAGTGATCTTCTTTGACAGGGAGCTCTTTTCTGATCAGTCCGCGCGGCGAAATCTTCACCTTCTTCCCCCTCCTCGTCGGGTAATCAACGGTCTCTGCAGCGGAAGTAGTGAGTCGTTAAACGAGGCGGACACGCGGGATTCTTCTGCCGAAAGGAAGGCAAGGAGCAGACGAGTGGGTCTCGGTAAGTCTCCTGGGAAAACGTCTCTTAGCAGTGTGGAGACTTTGTGCTACGCCGACACGTCTGTCGTTCAGAGTTTGCTAGAAAAGCCCTGCGTCATACCTACAGTGTGTGTGTTGAAGCCTCGAACTGCAAGTAAACACCTTGGTAAGGTGTTAAAGAGATTGGGTCAAGAAGGGTTCTCTGTGATTGCCTTGAAAATGATATCTCTTTCATCTAAAGACGTTTCCACACTAATGACTGAGAAG GAAGAACTAGAACGTCACATAAGTCACATGACTTCCGGTCTTTCGGTGGTGCTATGTCTTCACCGTGAGAACGCTGTCGGGCGCCTTCTTGACGTACTCGGTCCCAGTGATGCTCGTGCTGCAAAGAAACAGTCTCAGTTCTATTTGAGGGGTTCGTTTGGTGAGGATTCGATTAAAAATGGCTTTTACG GATCTGAAACGTACGAGAAGGCGATCAGAGATATCAAGATTCTGTTTCCTGAAGGTGTTTGTTGTTCCCCCTCCGTTGACCTCAAGGCTGAGGAG ATTCCATGTCTAGCTCTAGATGAAGTTTTCAGCGTGACGGCCAATAGATCGCTCGTGAAACTCTCTACAGAAGAGCAGAGTAAGGTGGAAACCAGCCCGGGCATGACCCTCCTGCCGAGTTCTTTACTGGAGATCAACTGCTTGCTGTTATTGCCACAGCTGTTGGTTAGCCGTGCTCAGACAGGACGGCGGGGTAACATCAGTTACGCTGAGGTCATAGAGGCCTTGTTGACTGCAGGGTTTCACTTCATCGGGCTTCGTATGGTGCTCCTAGGAGTGGTTGAAGCAGCGGATTGTGCTAAGTTGTACAGTGGTTGCCTTCCCGAGGATTGGAAACCTCATCATTTA GCTGGTCAACTCTCCAAGTCACCCTGTCTTGTCATGGCTGTCTTGCGTGACGGTGCTGTCACCTGTTACGACTCTTTGTGTGACAG CTCTCCGAAACTGAAATCGTTGTACGCAAATTCCGGAAAGTTCATGTTGGCAGGGAAGACGTTGAAAGAG gcTAAGCGCCTGGTGGAATGTTTCTTTGATCATCTGATTCCCAACAGAAAAGCCCGGATAGAGCTGGACGCATCCTAA